One window of Nostoc sp. C052 genomic DNA carries:
- a CDS encoding TauD/TfdA family dioxygenase, translating to MTTITIPFQLNFEEIGKDFLNKDAVSKISSRFAEHGAVLLRGFPLKTAEDFADVAAQLITTPTDYMGGTIAREPIKGLVYNSSEFPPAITFPIHNEMGYTDNPPERIIFFCLEKAEVGGQTPICDCRGVLQRLPNQLVDAIRTHGVRYIRRLPKESGSYLKGWSQAFKTEDTRIAEERCKAMNFNCTWEGDIMVITNTVEGIRRHPHTGEELWVNQISSYHSSRHEHSLRITPQEFLGDIVASVNSDKMEASPILRLIAKASSPLVIKLGDKILPLLLFFQKWYTPGNIHWNCTLGNGTPFTRKDIEAIWDAVIAETIIFNWQQGDVLFLDNFRFGHGRKPFRGKRKVLVSLGF from the coding sequence ATGACAACCATTACTATTCCATTCCAACTAAATTTTGAAGAGATTGGTAAGGATTTCTTAAATAAAGATGCTGTCAGTAAAATAAGCTCAAGATTTGCAGAGCATGGAGCTGTTTTATTGCGGGGTTTTCCGTTGAAAACTGCTGAAGATTTTGCAGATGTCGCAGCACAGCTAATCACCACCCCAACGGATTACATGGGTGGTACTATAGCTCGCGAACCAATAAAAGGCTTAGTATATAATTCAAGTGAATTTCCTCCAGCAATCACCTTTCCTATTCACAACGAAATGGGATATACCGATAACCCTCCTGAGCGAATAATTTTTTTCTGTTTAGAAAAAGCAGAGGTAGGGGGACAGACACCAATCTGCGACTGTCGGGGTGTTTTGCAACGACTACCAAATCAACTTGTGGATGCTATACGTACTCACGGCGTTCGCTATATCCGACGCTTACCAAAAGAAAGTGGAAGTTACTTAAAAGGTTGGAGTCAAGCTTTCAAAACTGAAGATACCCGTATTGCCGAAGAAAGGTGCAAGGCAATGAATTTTAACTGTACTTGGGAAGGCGATATCATGGTGATTACTAACACTGTAGAAGGTATTCGTCGCCACCCACATACAGGGGAAGAACTTTGGGTTAATCAAATTTCTAGCTATCACTCCTCAAGACATGAACACTCCCTGCGGATTACACCACAGGAATTTCTTGGTGATATAGTAGCATCTGTCAATTCAGATAAAATGGAAGCATCTCCAATTCTTAGGTTGATAGCGAAAGCTTCTAGTCCATTAGTAATAAAATTAGGGGACAAGATACTTCCATTACTTTTATTTTTCCAAAAGTGGTACACTCCCGGTAATATTCATTGGAATTGTACCCTTGGCAATGGTACTCCTTTTACACGCAAGGATATTGAAGCAATATGGGATGCTGTCATTGCTGAAACTATTATCTTCAACTGGCAGCAAGGAGATGTTTTGTTTCTTGATAACTTCCGATTTGGACATGGACGCAAGCCTTTTCGAGGTAAGCGGAAAGTTCTTGTCAGTTTAGGTTTTTAA